The Cystobacter fuscus DSM 2262 sequence GCTGTCCCCACCGCAACGTGCCCCTGTCCCTCGGCCGCGTGGTGAAGGGCCAGCTCCAGTGCGGCTATCACGGCTGGCGCTTCGACTCCTCGGGCCAGTGCCGCGCCGTCCCCGGCCTCATCGGTGAGCCCGAGGCGAAGAGCCGCTGCGCCACCTGGCACGCCACGCGCGAGCAGGAGGGCTTCGTCTGGGTGTACTCCACCCCCGGCGTCGAGCCCTCGCACGAGCCCTACCGCTTCCCCCTGCTGGACGCCCCGGGCTACAGCACCGTGCGCCGCACCCTGCGCGCCGGCGGCTCGCTCCATGCCCTGCTGGAGAACACGCTCGACGTGCCCCACACCTCCTTCCTCCACGGCGGGCTGTTCCGCACCGAGAAGCAACGCCATGAAATCGACGTGGTGGTGCGCCGGAGCGCCCACCAGGTGGAGGCCGAGTACATCGGCGAGCCCCGGCCCGAGGGGCTCGTGGGCCGCCTGCTCGCTCCGGGCGGCGGGGTGTTGCAGCACTTCGACCGCTTCCTCATGCCCTCCATCGCCCAGGTGGAGTACCGCCTGGGCGCCGACAGCCACCTGATGGTCACCTCGGCCATGACGCCCGTCGACGACTGGGACACCCTCGTGTACGCCGTCGTCACCTTCCGCCTGCCCCTACCGCACTGGCTCATCAAGCCCTTCATCACCCCCGTCGCCCTCCACATCTTCAAGCAGGACGCCCGCATCCTCGAGCGCCAGACGGAGACCATCCGCCGCTTCGGCTCGGAGACCTTCGCCTCCACCGAAGTGGACGTGCTCGGCCCCTCCATCCTCCGCCTCATGCGCCAGGCCGGGCGCGAACAGCCTCCCGGTTCATTGGAGGTCCAAGAGACCCGGTTGAAAATGCAGGTGTGACGCGGGGCGGCTGTCGGGTGACGGACAGTCGTCTCGCCTTCAGGAAGGACGGATTTTTCACCAGCACACAGAAGCGGGGGGCGGGGATGGCCGCCTGCCAGGGTGAATGGTCACCCTGAGGACATGCCGCCCTCGCTTTCGCCTGAAAAGCGCGTTCTCGCGCAGTCCGTGGATGCCTTGTTCATCCGTGCCCTGGGGCCGCACCTGTCGCGGGAAGGGCGGCGTCGGCTCAAGGACGCGGGCCTGGATCTGAGCGAGCCCCTGCGGCCGTCGTACTCGCTGGAGCAGTGGAAGGCGTTCCTGCGCGTGGCGGCCAAGGACGTCTTCCCGGGGCAGTCCGAGCGCGAGGCCTGGTCCTCCCTGGGCGAGCGCTACCTGCAGGGCTTCCGGCTGACGGCACAGGGGCGCGCGAGCATGTCGCTCGTCACGCGGCTGGGCCCCCGGCATACGCTCGAGCGCGTGCCGCACAACATCCGGGCCGGCAACAACTTCAACGAGGTGCGCGTCGAGGAGCTGGGCACCCACGCCGCCACGCTGTGGATGAAGGACATGGCCGCGGACAATCCCTACTTCGCCTGTGGCTTCCTCGCGGAGACGCTGCGCGCCGCGGGGGCCGGGGACATCCAGGTGGAGCCGGTGGCCTGTGACGGTACGTCCGCCACCTTCCGACTCACCTGGACGCACGCCGCCACCCGCCCGGTGGCCAGCCGCTCGATGGGGCTCTGAAAGGGGCTCTGAAAGGGGCTCTGAAAGGGGCTCTGAAAGGGGCTGCGAGAGGCCGCCTCAGCCGTGGCCGTGCTCTCGTACCCGCTTCAGGTCCGTGACGTCGCGCAAATAGACGAGCACGCCCCTGTCCATGGGCACCGCCGTCGCCTGGAAGGTCCGGCCGTGGAAGTGCTCCTCGGAGTCCACGGGAAGGCTCGTGGTCAGCACCCGCCGCA is a genomic window containing:
- a CDS encoding aromatic ring-hydroxylating oxygenase subunit alpha, with the translated sequence MGSSREEARGSAAPSGLVSVVRLPHSWFILCTSSELGDKPLARMLQGSPLVLFRTAEGKPAALADRCPHRNVPLSLGRVVKGQLQCGYHGWRFDSSGQCRAVPGLIGEPEAKSRCATWHATREQEGFVWVYSTPGVEPSHEPYRFPLLDAPGYSTVRRTLRAGGSLHALLENTLDVPHTSFLHGGLFRTEKQRHEIDVVVRRSAHQVEAEYIGEPRPEGLVGRLLAPGGGVLQHFDRFLMPSIAQVEYRLGADSHLMVTSAMTPVDDWDTLVYAVVTFRLPLPHWLIKPFITPVALHIFKQDARILERQTETIRRFGSETFASTEVDVLGPSILRLMRQAGREQPPGSLEVQETRLKMQV
- a CDS encoding DUF2378 family protein, which gives rise to MPPSLSPEKRVLAQSVDALFIRALGPHLSREGRRRLKDAGLDLSEPLRPSYSLEQWKAFLRVAAKDVFPGQSEREAWSSLGERYLQGFRLTAQGRASMSLVTRLGPRHTLERVPHNIRAGNNFNEVRVEELGTHAATLWMKDMAADNPYFACGFLAETLRAAGAGDIQVEPVACDGTSATFRLTWTHAATRPVASRSMGL